DNA from Streptomyces sp. NBC_01476:
TCGGCCTGCTGCTGTGGACCCTGGTCGACTTCCTCTACGCCGACATCGGCGGCCCGTGCACCGTCCTCACCGCCACCCTGCTCGGGCTCACCGGCTGGTACGCCCTCGCCCCCGCGAACGGACCGCGCCCATGACCGAGGCGCGGGCGCGCGACACGATCCCCTCACCGGCCGGCCCTGCGGCGGAGCCCGCCGCGACCGTCCCGGCGGGCCGGCGCCCGGCGCCCGCCGCATCCGGGCCGGCCGGCGGCGGGTCGCAGGGGCTGGCGTGGGCGGCCGGGGTGACGGCCGGGCTGAGCGTGGCCGGGTCGGTGGTGGGGCTGGTGCGGGATCAGACCATCGCGCACCTCTTCGGGGCGGGTGCGGAGTCGGACGCGTTCCTGGTGGCGTGGACGCTGCCGGAAGTCGCGGCGACCGTGCTGATCGAGGACGCGATGGCGCTGCTGATGGTGCCCGCCTTCAGTGCCGCGCTCGCGCGCGGCGGGGCGGTCCCCGGTCTGGTCAGGGGGACGCTGCCCCGGCTGCTCGCGGTGCTGGGCGTGCTGACCGCCGTCCTGGTGGCGGGCGCGCCCTGGGTGGTGCGGGTGCTGGCGCCCGGACTCGCGGACCCGGCGGAAGCGGTCGCGTGCACCCGGCTGACCGCGGTGAGCGTCCTCACCTTCGGCCTGGCCGGCTATCTCTCCGCCGCCCTGCGGGCACACCGCCGTTTCGTGCCGCCCGCCGCGATCTACGTCGCCTACAACGCCGGCATCATCGCCACCCTCCTCGCCCTGCACGGCCGTTACGGCGTGCTGGCCGCGGCGGCCGGCGTCGCGGTCGGCGGCTGCCTGATGGTCGCCGTCCAACTACCCTCCGCCATCGCCGAGTTGCGCGGCCACCGAGTCCCGGCCGGTGCGCCCCGCGCGCCGCACCGCACGCTCGCCCTCGCGCTGCTCGCCCCGGTCGTCCTGTTCACTCTCAGCCGCCAGGCCCAGGTCCTGGTCGAGCGGTTCTTCGCCGCCCCCCTGCCGGCGGGCGCGATCTCGCACCTCAACTACGCGCAGAAAGTGGCCCAGTTGCCGATGGCGCTGTCCGTGATGATCTGCACGGTCACCTTCCCCGCCGTCTCCCGAGCACTGGCCGAGGGCGACCGGGAAAAGGCCCGCGAACGCGTCGAACGCGACCTCACCCTCGCCTGCGTCGTGGTCCTGACCGGCACCGCATACGTCATCGCCTGCGCCCCCCAGCTGATCTATGTCCTCTTCCAGCGGGGCGAGTTCAGCGCGGACGACACCGCGGCGACGGCGGCGGTGATGCGGGTGTACGCGCTCGGCCTGCTCGGCCAGAGCCTCGTCGGCACCCTGATCCGGCCGTTCTTCTCCGCGGGCCGCCCCACCTGGTATCCGGCCGCCTCGATGGCGGCCGGCCTGCTGGTCACCGCCGTCGCGGACGCCGCCGCGGTCGGGCCCTGGGGCGCCTACGGCATCGCCGCGGGCAACGCGCTGGGCATCACCGTCACCGCGGGCCTGCTGCTGCGCGGCCTCGGCGGCCACAGCATCGCGGTGCGGGTCCGCACGATCGCGCCCGGTCTGACCCGGACGCTGCTGGCCGCGGCGGTGGCCACCGCCGCGGGCTGGCTCGTCAGCACGCGCGTCCCCGGCGCGTTCGCCGCCACCGCGGCCTGCGGCCTCGCCGTACCGGCCGTCTTCACGCTGGCGGCCTTCGCCGTACGCGTACCGGAACTGCCGTATCTGCTCGCCACCGTGACACGGAAGGGCCGCCGATGACCGCCGAACCGACCACTCCGGGCCGCCGCAGCGCGCGGGTGCCCTGGACGCTGATGTACCACTCCGTCGGGGACTCGAGGAACGACCCGTACCTGATCACCGTCGACCCCGGCCGGCTCGCCGCCCAGCTGCGCTGGCTCAACCGGCACGGTCTGACCGGGGTCGGCATGCGCGAACTGCTCGCCGCCCGCGCGGCCGGGCGGGACCAGGGCCTGGTCGGGCTCACCTTCGACGACGGCTACGCCGACTTCCTGCACCTGGCCGTACCCGCGCTGCGCGAACACGGCCACACGGCAACGGTGTTCGTGCTCGCCGGGCGGCTCGGCGGCACCAACGCGTGGGACCCGGACGGCCCGGTCAAACAACTGCTCGACGCACAGGGCATCCGCGAGGCGGCCGGCGCGGGCATGGAGATCGGCTCGCACGGACTGCTGCACCGGGACCTGACGGAGCTGGACGACGCGGCGCTCGCCGCCGAAGTGGGCGAGAGCCGGGAGCTGCTGGCCGAGGTGACCGGCACCGCGCCGATCGGTTTCTGCTACCCGTACGGCACGGTGGACGCGCGGGTGATCGCCGCGGTACGCCGCGCCGGGTACACGTACGCCTGCGCGATCACCCCCGGTCCGCTGACCTCGCTGCTCGCGCTCCCCCGCACCCACATCGGCAACCGCGAGACCGCGCCGCGCCTGCACGCCAAACGCGCCCTCCACGATTTCCACAGCCGCCGCCTCCCCGCCCTCCCCGACCTGCCCGCGGCGGCGCTCGCCGGGTCGCCGCGGCCCCCGGAGACCGGCCCGTCACCCGCCAGGACCCCGCCGTACGGCGAGGTGGCGCACCACCGTTCCGGCGACCACCCGGCCGACGCGGACACACGGAGCGCCGGGCATCCCGCACCCGCCGCTCCGTCCGCTGACGACACCCCGCGCCCGGAGCGGGGCCGGACCACCGGCTCCCCCGCGGGCCAGGACGCACCCGGCCCGCAGGCCCCCGCACCGCTCACCGACTCCCCCGGAGGTCACCCGTGAAGGTCCTGCACATCATCACCGGGCTCGGCATCGGCGGCGCAGAACAGCAGTTGAGGCTGCTGGTGCGCCGGCTGCCGGTGGACTGCGAGGTGGTGACGCTGACCAACCCCGGTCCGGTCGCCGACGGCCTTGAGGCGGACGGCGTGCCCGTCACGCACCTCGGGATGGGCGGGAACCGCGACCTGGGCGTGCTGCCCCGGCTGGTCTCGTTCATCCGCGCGGGCGGCTACGACGTGGTGCACACCCACCTCTACCGGGCGTGCGTCTACGGCCGGGTGGCCGCCCGGCTGGCGGGCGTACGGGCCGTGGTCGCCACCGAGCACTCGCTGGGCGTCACCCAGATCGAGGGCCGCCCGCTCGGCATCGGCACCCGGGCCCTCTACCGGGCCACCGAACGCCTCGGCGCCGGCACGCTGGCCGTCTCCGCGACCGTCGAGCGCCGCCTGACCGCCTGGGGCGTGCCCGGCGACCGCGTCCACCTCGCCCCCAACGGCATCGACCCGGCGGTCTTCCGCTTCTCCGACCGGGCCCGCACGGCCGCCCGCGCCCGCCTCGGCGTCCCCGAGGGCGCCTACGTCGTCGGCGGGGTGGGCCGGCAGGTGGCGGCGAAGAACTTCGACGACCTGATCCGCACGGTCGCCGCCCTCCCCGGCGTCCACCTGATCCTGGCCGGCGACGGCCCCGAACGGGTGCCGCTGCTGCGGCTCGTGCAGGACCTCGGGGCCGCGGGCCGCGTCCACTTCGCCGGTCCCGCGCACGCCGACGGCGAACTGGCCGGGCTCCTGGCGGCGATGGACCTGTTCGTCTCGCCGTCCGCCGAGGAGTCCTTCGGCCTCGCCCTGGTCGAGGCGCTCGCCGCCGGGCTGCCCGCGCTCTACGTCGCCTGCCCCGCGGTGGAGGACCTGCCGCCGCAGGACGCGCCCGGCGCCCGCGCCGTCACCCGCTACGAACTCCCGGCCGCGGTATGCGAGGAGCACGCGGCCGGCCCCCGCCGCCTCCCGGTGCCGGCCGCCGTCGAGCGTTACCACATCGACCGCACCGCGGCGGACGTGATGGCGCTGTACGAAACGGCCGTCCACGGCCGCCGCGCCGCCCGCACCCCGGCCCCCGTCCCGGGCCAGCCGGTCCCCGGGAGCACGCCTTCCGGAGCGGATACCCGAGCCGGAGCCGCACCCCGATCCGAGGCCGCCGCAACCGGAACCGGGGCCGCGCCGGGCTCCGGCACCGCCGACGTCACCCAGGCTGTCCCCGCCGAGAAATGAGAGACCCCATGGACGAGTTCGCAGAACACCGCGACGCCCACCGCCGCAGCGCGCGCCGCCGGTCGCGGTGGCGGGCGCTGCCCCGCTGGGTGCCGCTGCCGCTGGGCCTGGGGATCGGGCTGGCCGGCGGGCTCGGGTACGGGCTGGCGGCGACCCCGCAGTACGCCGCGACCAGCTACGTCATGGTCGTACCGCAGCACACCGGGGATTCGCCGACCGCGCTCGGCTTCGCCCAGGCCTACGGACGGATCGTCACCGGTTCCGCGGTGCTGGCCGGCGCGTCGGCCGCCGCCCGCACGCCGGTCGCCGGCCTCGGTGACCACGTCCAGGCGCAGACCTCGCCGGACGCGCCGATGATCTCCGTGACCGGCACCGCGGACGGCGGTCAGGACGCGGCCCGCATCGCCAACGCGGTCGCCGCATCCCTTGCCGAGACCGGCAACCGCGACTCCGCCGCCACGGGTGTGCGCCTGCTGGTCTTCTCCCCGGCGGTCGCGCCCACCTCCCCTGCCTCCCCTTCCGTCCCGCTCTCGGCCGCGGTCGGCGCCAGCGCCGGCGCCCTCCTCGGCGCCCTGGCCCTCCTGGTCCGCCCCCGCGAACAGCCCGAAGCCCCGGACGCGACGGTCCCCGCCCCGGCCCACGGCGTACGCGAACCCGCCCGGACAGCGCTGTGACCCCGCACCGAGGCACCCCGGCACCCCCACCGCCCGCAACCGCGTCCGCAGCACCCCCCGCCGCACTGCCCGAGCCACGCCCCCCGGAAAACCACCACACCCCGCCCCCCGCCCCCGATCCCGGCCCCAACGCCGGTCCCGCCGCGCAGCGCCCGCTCCGGGTGACCTTCTGCCGGGACGCCGGCGAATTCGCGGCGCTCGCCCCCGCGTGGGAAACGCTTCACCGCGACTGCCCGCCCGCGACCCCCTTCCAGTCGCACGCCTGGCTCCACTCGTGGTGGCTGTCGTACGGCGTGCCGGGCAGGCTGCGGCTCGTACTGGTCTGGCGGGGCGGGGAGTTGGCCGCCGCTGCGCCGCTGATGCGCGCGTACCGGCCGTATCCCGTGCTGACCGGGCTCGGCGGGGCGGTCACCGACTACGGAGATGTGCTGGTGGACGCGAGGGCGGACGCCGACGGCGCGGTGAGCGCGGCGCTGGCCGCCGGGGTGCGGACCGCAGCGCGCGGGTCCGTGGTCGAGCTGCGGGAGGTACGGGCGGGCGCCGCGGCCGAGGCGCTGTACGCGCGGTGGCGCGGCCCGAAGCGGCAGCTCACCGACTCCACGTGCCTGGAGCTGCCCGGCCTGCCGATGGAAGGACTGATCGCCCGGGTCGGAAGTTCGCGCGGCCAGCGGATCCGCTCCACGCTGCGGAAGCTGGACGCCGCCGGGATCACCGAACGCGATGTGCCGCCCGCCGAGGTGCCCTCCGCGGTGGCGAACCTGGTGCGGCTGCACCTGCTCCAATGGCAGGGCCGCGGGGTGAACCCCGAGCACGAACGGCCGCGGTTCGCCGCCCACCTGACCCGGGCGATGACCCGGATGGTGGCCTCCGGCGACGCGGTGGTCACCGAATTCCGGCTGGCCGGCGAGGTGGTCGCCGCCAATCTGACCGTGCTCTCCCCCACGCTGGCCGGCGGTTACCTCTACGGCGCCCACCCGCGCCTGCGCGGCACCAAAGTGGACCTCAACACGCTGCTGACCCGGCACGGCGTACGGCACACGGCCGGTGCCGGCCGCACCACGCTGAGCCTGCTGCGCGGCGCGGAACCGTACAAGTTCCACTGGCGCCCCGAACACGTGGCCAACCGGCGGCTGCTGCTGTCGGGCGCCCCGACGGCCCCGCTGCTGCTGCTCCGCTACGGCCCGGCCCGGGTCAGGGCGGCGGCGGCCGGCTGCCCGCGGCTGCGGGCCTGGCGCGACCGCCTCGCGTCCCTGCGCCGCCCCGGCCGGGAGACCCGGCACCGAGGCGGCGGATAAGCCGTGCCGCGGAAGTCACGGCCCAGCCGCCGGGCGGACGGCGCCGCTTCCGCGACCCGGCCTAGTTCTCCGCTGCGGTCCCAGCAGAGGTCCCAGCAGAGGTCCCAGCAGAGGTCCCCGCAGGGGTCGCGGCGGGTCTGGCGGCGGCCTTGGCCTCCTTCGGGGTGAGCTTGACGCAGACCTGGCCGCTCGCGTACTGCTGCTCCAGCTCCGCGGTGAGCGGCATCGGCACGCATGACTCGACCGGTGAGGTGGGATCCGACCCGGACTGCTGCGGCACCCCGGGAACCGGGACGGTGGGCAGCCCGCCCGGCACCGGGATCCCGGTGGGCGTGCCGGTGGGGGCCGGCGTCACCGTGGGCGGGGCGGGCGTGGGGGTGACCGCCGGCGCGGGTGTGGCGGCGGGCCCCGAAGCGGGCGCCGCCTTGCGGCCGTAGAAGAGCGCGCGGTAGATCTGCGCGGACGCCGGGTTCTCCTTGCAGCTCCATACGCCGTGCGGGCAGTAGTCGGTGATCGTCTGGTAGACCGGTTTGTGCCCGGTGATCCAGCCGATCATCAGGGTCATGTACTCGGGGTTGTCGCCGTTGCGGAACAGCCCCCACTCCGGGTAAGAGATCGGCTTGCCGTGCTCGGCCGCGAAGTCCACCTGCGCCTGCAGCCCGTACGGCTCGGTCACCTGCTGAAAGAAGGTCTCGCCCGGCGGCTGGTCGTAGGAGTCCATGCCGATGATGTCGACGGTGCTGTCCCCGGGGTAGCACTCGGTCCAACCGATCGCGTCCTGACCGCGGTTGGGCGCGAAGTCGAAGCGGAAGTGCTGCCCGGGCACGGCCCGCATGGCGGTGACGATCCGGTTCCAGTACGTCTTCCAGCCGTCCGGGTCGGGCGCGCAGCGGTGGGTGTACGTGGTGCCGTTCATCTCCCAGCCGAGCACGATCACGGTGTCCGGGACGCCGAGTTCCACCAGCCGCTGGGCCAGCTTGGTGAAGTGGGCGTCGTAGGCGCCGCTCGCCCCGGCCTCGATCCGGCCGCGCACCTCCTCGTCCGAGAGGTGGTCCTCGTTGTTCTCCTGCATGGGCACGTTCAGCACGAAGAGCCGGTCCTGCTCGGCCTTCGCCCACTGCGCCCACGGTTCCAGCAGGCCGCTGCCGCCCTCGATGCCGTCCCAGTCCTCACCGGGCAGGTAGGTGTGGCCGACCCGCACGTCGGTACCGCCGAGCCACTGCGACATCTCGGCGAGGCTGCGGATCCCGTCCGGCCCCGAGTCGGTGAAGGCACCCATCGGCGGCAGGCCGCCTCCGGAGTGCGGCCCGCTCGGCAGCGAGCCGGCCGATCCCGTACCGGCACCGGCGCCGGTCCCGGCGGCCTGCGGGGACGGCGCCGGTGCGGCAGCCGGCGACGAGGGGACCTCGTCGCCGATGGCGGATGTGGTGAGGCCGGAAAGGAGCAGCGCGGCCGCGACCACCCCGACGCCCGTTCTCGTCAACCACTGGCGTCGTTCCGCCATGGTCTCTCCTTTGCTCCTGAGCGGCGGCGCGCTGTCACGCCCCCTGACGACCAGTCATAACGTAGGTCGAAATGATGCGCGCTCTGGTTACGCCGTCCGTGTGGCCGGCCGAAAAGGAGGCCGACGCGCCGAGCCAATTCCACCGCTAAAAGCATTTTCTGGCGGACCGTCAATAGCGGAACAAGCCGCCCGCTGCATCACTCGGGCGAATGAAATTCAGTGCATTCCCCACCAATGATCCGCTGTGGCTCACCCCCGCGGCGGCATGATGTGCCGCGACACACAGCAGGTGATGCGCGGCATCCGGTCCGGTAAACGCCGGGCTGCGAACACGAACGGGTGAGAGGAGCCGGGCCATGGTGACACGCAGAAGAGTGCTGAGGACCGGCCTGACAACCGTGGCCGCGGTGGGCGGCACGGCCGCCGCACTGCGGCCGATGCTCACCGCCGGGGATCGGAGCGACACCCGGACCGCCGCGCTGACCGACGCGAAAGCCGCCGCCGCACCGCTGGAAGGACCGCGCGAAGGCGCCGAGGGCAGTGCCGCTCCGCTCTTCGACGAGGTCTACCGGGACCGCCGCATCCAGGGTTTCCCCTCCGACGCGGAAGCCGGTGTCGACCTCTACATCGACGGCCGGCCGCTGGAGCTGATGCGCCGCTACGACGGCAGCTGGATCAGCGTGGCGAACCACTTCCAGCCCTATACGACGCCGATCGCCACCGCCCGGGGCGCCGTCGACGTCATCGGACGGGCCGAGCTGTCCATGAACGGGATGTCCATGGACTCCGGCCACCACCACTGACGACCGCTGAGGGGCCGCACCCGTGTACACCCGCATCAATCAGCGCAACCTCACCAGCCTGCAGCGCAGCCGCTTCGTCCGGGCCGTCCTGGAGATCAAGCGGAGGGGCGCATACGAGAAGTACGTCTCGCTGCACAGCAAGTACTTCGCGGCGGACGGCGAGAGCGGCCTGCGGGTGGCGCACATGGCGCCCACCTTCTTCCCCTGGCACCGGCAGTTCCTGCTCACCTTCGAACGCGAACTGCGCACGGTCGACCCGGGCGTCACCATTCCCTACTGGGACTGGACCACCGACAGTTCCGCCTCGTCCTCGCTGTGGGACGACGACTTCATGGGCGGCAACGGGCGGACCAGTGACGGCCAGGTGATGACCGGCCCGTTCGCGTACCGGTACGGCGCCTGGCCGATCACCTACGGCGTCACCGAGGAGCGGTACCTCACCCGGAACATGGGCCGCCCGGACCGGCCGATCAGGCTGCCCACCAAGGCGGAGCTGGACGACGCGCTGACGATGGCGGTGTACGACACCTCGCCGTGGAACTCCGCGCCGAGCACCAAGGGCTTCCGCAACAAGATCGAGGGCTGGACCGTCAGCGACACCCAGGGCGGCTATCTGCACAACCGGGTGCACCAGTGGGTGGGCGGGCACATGATCGGGGCCTCCTCGCCGAACGACCCGGTGTTCTGGCTGCACCACGCCTTCATCGACCTGATCTGGGTGCGCTGGCAGCGGCTGCACCCGAAGTCGTCGTACCTGCCGAGCAAGCCGCTCGCCTCGAAGGACCCGCAGCACGGCCGGGTGATCAGCACCGAGGACACGATGCCGCCCTTCGGGGTGCGGCCGTCGGCGGTCTTCGACCACCGGAAGTACTACACGTACGAGGAGAACTGACCGCGGGCCGCACCTCTCGCCTGTCCGCCCGCCTGCCCGCCTGCCCGCCCGACTGCCCGCCGGCACAAAAGAAGCGGCCCCCGCGTCCCTGATGGGACGGGAGGGCCGCTCGCCAGGACCGGACTTACCAGTCGCCGCCGACCTCGTGAGCGGAGACGTTCTCGCACGTGTTGCCGAACGCCGGGTTCAGCGCGCCGATGACGTCCACCGTGTTGCCACAGACGTTCACCGGAACGTGCACGGGCACCTGGATGAGGTTGCCGGACAGCACACCCGGAGAACCGACGGCGGCACCCTGGGCGCCGGAGTCCGCCGAGGCCATACCAGCACCAGCGGCCAGAACGGCACCCGCGGCAGCGGTGACAGCCGCAGCCTTCGCGATACGCGACATCAAGATCTCCCTGAGATGAAAACCAGCCGCAAGGACCTGCGGCTTTTGACGCTCTGCGCAACGGGGCGGGATCACGAATAGTCACGCAAGTTGGGCTGAACCGGTGACTTCGCGCAAGAATAAGCCGATCGAGTGAAAGAAGGAGAAACCCTATGCGGAAGATCATCCTCTTCATGTCGATGTCTCTTGACGGCTTCATCGAGGGACCCGGCGGCGACATCGACTGGCACCAGGTCGACGAGGAGCTGCATCAGCACTTCAACGACCAGCTCGCCGCGGCCGGCGCCTTTCTCAGCGGGCGGGTGACGTATCAGCTGATGGCCGATTTCTGGCCGACGGCGGACGCCGACCCGGCGAGTACCCCGGAAATGGCGGAGTTCGCCGGGATCTGGCGGGAGAAGCCGAAGATCGTCTACTCCAGGACGCTGCGGGAGGCCGGCTGGAACACCACCGTGGTGCCGGAGGTGGACCCCGCCCAGGTACGGGCGCTCACGGCGGAGCCGGGCGGCGACCTGACGCTCGGCGGGGCGGAACTGAGCGCCGAGTTCCTGCGGCACGACCTGGTCGACACGTTCCGTATCTATGTCCACCCGGTGCTGGTCGGCGGCGGCAAGCGGCTCTTCCCGGCCGCGGACGCGGTCCGCAAGCTGCGGCTCGCCGAGTCACGGACCTTCGGCAACGGGGTGGTACTGCTGCGGTACGAGCGCTGATCCGGCCCCGTCCCCAGGGCCGGACCAGTGCGAGGCCCCCGGACCCGTCCGCTGGTGGGCGGCCGGGGCCGGAAGCCGGTCCGGTACGCCGGCGGTCAGCGATTCACGCGGAGGGCACGGCGGGCACAGCGGGGGCGGTCGGGGCGGCCGGAAGAGCCGGGGCGGGCGGCGCGGCCGGCTTGGCTGCGAGCGCCAAGTGCCGTGTGCCGGTGGTGGGTGCCGGCGGAAGCGGACGGGGCACCGAGCACGCCGCCGGTGGGAGTGGCGGCGAGCGCCGGGGAGACGACCACGCCGGTGATCCGGTGAGTGAACATGCGGGTGATTCCCTTCGGGGGTCGGCACCTACCTCGACCACCGTGAAAAGCCGCACGCCCTCGCGCAACCGAAGCGCCCCCGGCCCGCCGCGGACGGACCCGGCCCGGGCCCGCAAGTCCGGTGTACGGATTCGGTGTTCACCGTCCGGCGGGCCGCGTCCGGCAACTGGGCCGTTGGGGTGCGTCCCGACGGCGGGAGCGCCACGAACGGGGGAATCCGGCGCGCCCCGTCGCCCGCGGAGGTGACATCCGCCGCTGCCGGGGACGGCCGGCGGTTAGGGTCCCGCCCATGAGCCAGACCAACACCGCTGCGTCCGCGTCCTCCCTGCAGCGCCGCCTGGGCACCCTCGTGGTGATCCCGTGGGCCGGCGAGTACGCCGCGGACGGCGCGGACATGCCGTTCCTGATGGCTTATTCGCTCGGCGACGGGTCGGACGGCCCGGCGGCGTCCGAGGCCGCGGTGCTGGCCGCCGCCCGGGAGATCGGCCTGCCGGTCGGCGGCGAGATCTTCGATGTGTCGCACGCCCCGAAGACGGGGATCTCGGTGCTCGTCGAGGGTGGCAGGGCGGTGCTCAGCATGCCGTACCTCTACGCGGCCTGCCCGGTGCCCGACCAGTGGTCGGCCGCGGCCCGCGCCCGCAAGGCGGTGTACGTGATCTTCGCCAGCCGCCCCTGGCCGGAGGCGGCACCGGGCGTCGACGTCGACGTCGAGACGCTGCGGGACTTCGCCGGCGACCCCGAAGTCCTGGGCACCGCAGCGCACTTCCTGGTGCCGGTGACCTCGGTGCGCGGCTGAGTCCCGGACGGAAGACCGGAAGGGGGGCGCCCCGATGGGGACACCCCCCTTTCCTTGCCCCCGGCCGCTGTTGCCCGGCCGTGACAACGGACTGACGGCGTAAGGACGTTCGCTTGACACGCTGATTCCGCCACCGCTCGCAGTGCGGAGAGACGCTGTCAACGTTCCTGGGGGGAACCGCCATGCCTGTCGCCCGAAGCCGTCGCCGTACCGCCGCCGCCATCACCCTGGCGGCGAGCCTGACCGCCGGCGCCACGCTGCTGCTCTCCGCCTGCGGCCCCGACTCCCGCCCCGACTACGGCAAGGCGACCCACACCCCGCCGGCCCCCGGCGGCAGCACCCCGCCGCCCACCACCGCCGGCGCCGACCCGGCCGCTTCGAAGGCCCCGCTGCTCAACGGCACCGCGCACAACGGCCTGACCATCAGCGACGGCACCCGTTACGTGGTGATGAACGGCACCCGGGTCGACTTCGGCACCGCCGTCCGCGACCTCGCCTGGTCGCCCGACGGCAAGAAGGCCGCCTTCGTGGACGGCGACGGCGATCTCGCGGTGGCCGCCGCCGACGGCAGCGGCCGCAGGGTCGTCGCGAAGAACCCGGGCAGCCAGAACTGGTCGCACCCGACCTGGCAGGTGCGCACCTACGACCCGTCGTACGGCGTACCGGCCGCGGACAACCTCCAGTTCGCGGTGCGTACGGCGGCCGGCGTCTCCCGGCTCTACACCGTCCCGGCCACCGGCGAGAACGCCACCCCGAAGGTGCTCGGGCTGAACGGCGAGCCGGGCGGCGACGAAAAGCCGCTCCCGCAGACCGGCAACCTGTGGCCCAACGGCGGTGGCACGCAGGGCGGTTCGGTGTACGCCAACTCCGCCGACGGCCACGTCTACGTCCGCGACGACAACCTGCGGCAGCAGGGCTACCAGGTCGCCCCCGGCTCCGAGCCGGCCTTCGACCCGAGCGGGGACGAGGGGGTCGTCTTTGTCCGGTCGGTGGCCGGCCACGACCACCTGTTCCTCGACAGGTCCGACGGCAACGGCCATCTGGTGGAGAAGGACCTCACGCCCGGTGCCACCACCGACTACACCGAGCCTGCCTTCTCGCCCGGCGGCACGGTGATCGCCGCCCGGACGCCCGACGGCATCGTGACGCTGCCGGCCGACGGCTCGCACGCCCCG
Protein-coding regions in this window:
- a CDS encoding GNAT family N-acetyltransferase, whose product is MTFCRDAGEFAALAPAWETLHRDCPPATPFQSHAWLHSWWLSYGVPGRLRLVLVWRGGELAAAAPLMRAYRPYPVLTGLGGAVTDYGDVLVDARADADGAVSAALAAGVRTAARGSVVELREVRAGAAAEALYARWRGPKRQLTDSTCLELPGLPMEGLIARVGSSRGQRIRSTLRKLDAAGITERDVPPAEVPSAVANLVRLHLLQWQGRGVNPEHERPRFAAHLTRAMTRMVASGDAVVTEFRLAGEVVAANLTVLSPTLAGGYLYGAHPRLRGTKVDLNTLLTRHGVRHTAGAGRTTLSLLRGAEPYKFHWRPEHVANRRLLLSGAPTAPLLLLRYGPARVRAAAAGCPRLRAWRDRLASLRRPGRETRHRGGG
- a CDS encoding chaplin encodes the protein MSRIAKAAAVTAAAGAVLAAGAGMASADSGAQGAAVGSPGVLSGNLIQVPVHVPVNVCGNTVDVIGALNPAFGNTCENVSAHEVGGDW
- a CDS encoding tyrosinase family oxidase copper chaperone — encoded protein: MVTRRRVLRTGLTTVAAVGGTAAALRPMLTAGDRSDTRTAALTDAKAAAAPLEGPREGAEGSAAPLFDEVYRDRRIQGFPSDAEAGVDLYIDGRPLELMRRYDGSWISVANHFQPYTTPIATARGAVDVIGRAELSMNGMSMDSGHHH
- a CDS encoding lipopolysaccharide biosynthesis protein, whose translation is MDEFAEHRDAHRRSARRRSRWRALPRWVPLPLGLGIGLAGGLGYGLAATPQYAATSYVMVVPQHTGDSPTALGFAQAYGRIVTGSAVLAGASAAARTPVAGLGDHVQAQTSPDAPMISVTGTADGGQDAARIANAVAASLAETGNRDSAATGVRLLVFSPAVAPTSPASPSVPLSAAVGASAGALLGALALLVRPREQPEAPDATVPAPAHGVREPARTAL
- a CDS encoding tyrosinase family protein, which encodes MYTRINQRNLTSLQRSRFVRAVLEIKRRGAYEKYVSLHSKYFAADGESGLRVAHMAPTFFPWHRQFLLTFERELRTVDPGVTIPYWDWTTDSSASSSLWDDDFMGGNGRTSDGQVMTGPFAYRYGAWPITYGVTEERYLTRNMGRPDRPIRLPTKAELDDALTMAVYDTSPWNSAPSTKGFRNKIEGWTVSDTQGGYLHNRVHQWVGGHMIGASSPNDPVFWLHHAFIDLIWVRWQRLHPKSSYLPSKPLASKDPQHGRVISTEDTMPPFGVRPSAVFDHRKYYTYEEN
- a CDS encoding glycosyltransferase, producing MKVLHIITGLGIGGAEQQLRLLVRRLPVDCEVVTLTNPGPVADGLEADGVPVTHLGMGGNRDLGVLPRLVSFIRAGGYDVVHTHLYRACVYGRVAARLAGVRAVVATEHSLGVTQIEGRPLGIGTRALYRATERLGAGTLAVSATVERRLTAWGVPGDRVHLAPNGIDPAVFRFSDRARTAARARLGVPEGAYVVGGVGRQVAAKNFDDLIRTVAALPGVHLILAGDGPERVPLLRLVQDLGAAGRVHFAGPAHADGELAGLLAAMDLFVSPSAEESFGLALVEALAAGLPALYVACPAVEDLPPQDAPGARAVTRYELPAAVCEEHAAGPRRLPVPAAVERYHIDRTAADVMALYETAVHGRRAARTPAPVPGQPVPGSTPSGADTRAGAAPRSEAAATGTGAAPGSGTADVTQAVPAEK
- a CDS encoding dihydrofolate reductase family protein, which gives rise to MRKIILFMSMSLDGFIEGPGGDIDWHQVDEELHQHFNDQLAAAGAFLSGRVTYQLMADFWPTADADPASTPEMAEFAGIWREKPKIVYSRTLREAGWNTTVVPEVDPAQVRALTAEPGGDLTLGGAELSAEFLRHDLVDTFRIYVHPVLVGGGKRLFPAADAVRKLRLAESRTFGNGVVLLRYER
- the murJ gene encoding murein biosynthesis integral membrane protein MurJ translates to MTEARARDTIPSPAGPAAEPAATVPAGRRPAPAASGPAGGGSQGLAWAAGVTAGLSVAGSVVGLVRDQTIAHLFGAGAESDAFLVAWTLPEVAATVLIEDAMALLMVPAFSAALARGGAVPGLVRGTLPRLLAVLGVLTAVLVAGAPWVVRVLAPGLADPAEAVACTRLTAVSVLTFGLAGYLSAALRAHRRFVPPAAIYVAYNAGIIATLLALHGRYGVLAAAAGVAVGGCLMVAVQLPSAIAELRGHRVPAGAPRAPHRTLALALLAPVVLFTLSRQAQVLVERFFAAPLPAGAISHLNYAQKVAQLPMALSVMICTVTFPAVSRALAEGDREKARERVERDLTLACVVVLTGTAYVIACAPQLIYVLFQRGEFSADDTAATAAVMRVYALGLLGQSLVGTLIRPFFSAGRPTWYPAASMAAGLLVTAVADAAAVGPWGAYGIAAGNALGITVTAGLLLRGLGGHSIAVRVRTIAPGLTRTLLAAAVATAAGWLVSTRVPGAFAATAACGLAVPAVFTLAAFAVRVPELPYLLATVTRKGRR
- a CDS encoding glycoside hydrolase family 26 protein, translated to MAERRQWLTRTGVGVVAAALLLSGLTTSAIGDEVPSSPAAAPAPSPQAAGTGAGAGTGSAGSLPSGPHSGGGLPPMGAFTDSGPDGIRSLAEMSQWLGGTDVRVGHTYLPGEDWDGIEGGSGLLEPWAQWAKAEQDRLFVLNVPMQENNEDHLSDEEVRGRIEAGASGAYDAHFTKLAQRLVELGVPDTVIVLGWEMNGTTYTHRCAPDPDGWKTYWNRIVTAMRAVPGQHFRFDFAPNRGQDAIGWTECYPGDSTVDIIGMDSYDQPPGETFFQQVTEPYGLQAQVDFAAEHGKPISYPEWGLFRNGDNPEYMTLMIGWITGHKPVYQTITDYCPHGVWSCKENPASAQIYRALFYGRKAAPASGPAATPAPAVTPTPAPPTVTPAPTGTPTGIPVPGGLPTVPVPGVPQQSGSDPTSPVESCVPMPLTAELEQQYASGQVCVKLTPKEAKAAARPAATPAGTSAGTSAGTSAGTAAEN